One stretch of Oceanimonas pelagia DNA includes these proteins:
- a CDS encoding TetR/AcrR family transcriptional regulator: protein MSRIRAKNEEKIIRAASRVFAEHGYAATKTADIAKLAQLPKPNIYYYFGSKENLYRAVLESVTEPLLAASAPFEENTDPVVALTAYIRAKLLISRDYPHASKVFASEIMHGAPHLPEDIIARLSAQTQALSDKLSHWMGQGLIARLEPRHLLFAIWASTQTYADFNWQITMALGKEELDDGDFDQAAEVITRLVIEGCRVRPLAEA from the coding sequence ATGTCACGGATAAGAGCCAAAAACGAAGAAAAGATCATACGCGCCGCCAGCCGGGTGTTTGCCGAGCATGGCTACGCCGCCACCAAGACCGCCGATATCGCCAAACTGGCGCAGTTGCCCAAGCCCAACATCTATTACTACTTCGGCAGCAAGGAAAACCTGTACCGGGCGGTGCTGGAGAGCGTGACCGAGCCGCTGCTGGCGGCCTCGGCCCCGTTTGAGGAAAACACGGATCCGGTGGTGGCGCTGACCGCTTACATTCGCGCCAAGCTGCTGATCTCCCGGGACTACCCCCATGCCTCCAAGGTGTTTGCCAGCGAAATCATGCACGGCGCCCCGCACCTGCCGGAAGACATCATCGCCCGCCTGAGTGCGCAGACTCAGGCCCTGAGTGACAAGCTGAGTCACTGGATGGGGCAGGGGCTGATCGCCCGCCTTGAGCCCCGGCACCTGCTGTTTGCGATCTGGGCCTCCACTCAGACCTACGCCGACTTCAACTGGCAGATCACCATGGCGCTGGGCAAGGAAGAGCTGGACGACGGCGATTTTGATCAGGCCGCCGAGGTGATCACCCGGCTGGTGATTGAAGGTTGCCGGGTGAGGCCACTGGCCGAGGCCTGA
- a CDS encoding MFS transporter, with the protein MSETKTHRQSRQAHLVFAGVALAIMLGALEITLLMPAISRLGQLFDAPALAPLLVSGYLFTMTLTMPVYGRLSDRFGRRPCLTAALGLFTIGSLASALTDSLPLLLTTRLLTGLGGGGLIALSFAVIADVIPPRQVGRYQGLISTLFAVSSIAGPLLGAFLVARFDWRWLFLFKLPLGLLAMAVSYRALQGLGHAGARSTPDHAGMILLLLAGAGWGLSTHTAELLPALAPFQPALVTGAALLSLLLLVQQWHHPHPVLPLRLLGNRLMAIAVLLLALSEGVRLGLLVYVPLALEQQRGLSPDDTSRVLLWFILSVTAGTFVSGKRIAHAGYCRPFPWAGGLLLGLGCVVLWGLVGQWLNGIWLYGGLIAGGIGIGFLIVACSIAVQNALPSNQLGAGLALMNFCRSLGGTLGVIWLGWQYQQQLTDWTTSVYASLSAYGLICLLLGFAMPDRELGNQAKNQPG; encoded by the coding sequence ATGTCTGAAACAAAGACACACCGGCAGAGCCGGCAGGCGCACCTGGTGTTTGCCGGTGTGGCCCTGGCCATCATGCTGGGCGCGCTCGAGATCACCCTGCTGATGCCGGCCATTTCCCGCCTGGGGCAACTTTTTGACGCACCCGCCCTGGCGCCGCTGCTGGTGAGCGGTTACCTGTTTACCATGACCCTGACCATGCCGGTGTATGGCCGGCTGAGCGATCGTTTTGGCCGTCGTCCCTGCCTGACCGCCGCTCTTGGGCTCTTTACCATCGGCTCTCTGGCCAGTGCGCTCACCGACAGCCTGCCACTGCTGCTGACCACCCGGCTGCTCACCGGGCTGGGCGGCGGCGGTCTGATCGCGCTGTCGTTCGCGGTCATTGCCGACGTGATTCCGCCCCGTCAGGTGGGCCGCTACCAGGGGCTGATCTCCACCCTGTTTGCGGTGTCCAGTATCGCCGGGCCACTGCTGGGGGCCTTTCTGGTAGCCCGCTTTGACTGGCGCTGGCTGTTTCTGTTCAAACTGCCTCTGGGACTGCTGGCGATGGCGGTAAGCTACCGGGCATTACAGGGACTGGGGCACGCTGGCGCCCGCAGCACGCCGGATCATGCAGGCATGATACTGCTGCTGCTGGCCGGGGCCGGCTGGGGTCTGTCCACCCATACCGCCGAGCTGCTGCCGGCCCTGGCGCCGTTTCAACCGGCTCTGGTGACCGGCGCCGCCCTGCTCAGCCTGCTGTTACTGGTGCAACAATGGCACCATCCGCACCCGGTGCTGCCGCTGCGTCTGCTCGGCAACCGGCTGATGGCCATTGCGGTGTTGCTGCTGGCGCTGTCGGAAGGGGTGCGCCTGGGGCTGCTGGTGTATGTTCCGCTGGCGCTGGAACAGCAGCGGGGGCTGAGCCCGGATGACACCAGCCGCGTGTTGCTGTGGTTTATTCTGAGCGTGACCGCCGGCACCTTTGTCAGCGGCAAACGCATCGCCCATGCGGGTTATTGCCGTCCCTTTCCATGGGCCGGCGGGCTGTTGCTGGGGTTGGGTTGCGTGGTGTTGTGGGGGCTGGTCGGCCAGTGGCTGAACGGGATCTGGCTTTATGGCGGCCTGATTGCCGGCGGCATCGGCATCGGTTTTCTGATAGTAGCCTGCTCCATTGCGGTGCAGAACGCCCTGCCATCCAACCAGCTGGGCGCGGGGCTGGCACTGATGAACTTCTGCCGCTCCCTGGGCGGTACGCTCGGGGTTATCTGGCTGGGCTGGCAGTACCAGCAGCAGCTCACCGACTGGACGACATCTGTGTATGCCTCGTTGTCGGCCTATGGCCTTATCTGCTTGCTGCTGGGATTTGCCATGCCGGATCGGGAGTTGGGCAACCAGGCCAAGAATCAGCCCGGCTAG